A section of the Trichomycterus rosablanca isolate fTriRos1 chromosome 6, fTriRos1.hap1, whole genome shotgun sequence genome encodes:
- the LOC134316380 gene encoding cytochrome c oxidase subunit 6C-1, with protein MALAKPNMRGLLAKRLRFHLPVAFGLSLLAAVFFKYTVSEPRKRAYADFYKQYDAIKEFNAMKEAGVFESARPSGE; from the exons ATGGCCCTCGCAAAGCCTAATATGAGAGGTCTTCTCGCAAAGAGGTTGAGGTTTCACCTGCCTGTCGCGTTCGGACTGTCTTTGTTGGCAGCAGTTTTTTTCAAG TACACAGTCAGTGAGCCCAGGAAAAGGGCTTATGCTGATTTCTACAAGCAGTATGATGCCATAAAGGAGTTCAATGCCATGAAGGaagctggagtttttgaaaGTGCGAGACCCTCTGGTGAATAA